One window of the Onychostoma macrolepis isolate SWU-2019 chromosome 21, ASM1243209v1, whole genome shotgun sequence genome contains the following:
- the mlana gene encoding melanoma antigen recognized by T-cells 1 isoform X2 has translation MSYGGSGSGSRGEFSVHFSSRRGAGLVRAEEAAGIALLAVILTALLILGCWYYRRRGGYKMIRSGGNSGQSWREMMRAGQYSESGSGEENKVALNEFSNLQPAIPNAPPAYEKIASGPSPPPYSP, from the exons ATGTCTTACGGTGGATCAGGTTCAGGTTCTCGAGGTGAATTCAGCGTTCATTTCTCCAGCAGACGTGGAGCAGGACTCGTCAGAGCTGAAGA GGCCGCAGGAATCGCCTTACTGGCCGTGATCCTCACAGCGCTGCTCATCCTGGGCTGCTGGTATTACCGCCGACGGGGCGGATACAAGATGATCCGG agcgGGGGAAACAGCGGTCAGTCGTGGAGAGAGATGATGAGAGCGGGTCAGTACAGCGAGTCTGGATCCGGAGAGGAGAACAAAGTGGCCTTGAACGAATTCAGCAACCTGCAACCAGcg ATTCCTAACGCTCCTCCGGCCTACGAGAAGATCGCCTCCGGACCGTCACCTCCTCCTTACTCACCATGA
- the LOC131529076 gene encoding urokinase plasminogen activator surface receptor-like, whose amino-acid sequence MDLQISVFLLFVLFTAGHSFSCYECMGLTGSCADQKLKTCPSGSSKCMSLTTVAQAGGVTAKVQVKSCAPDCVNGYMNFGTAKTSLACCNTDQCNVQDAPDPPHASNGKTCYSCDGQSCSNVMSCSGNENRCIKATASYGGQSLVVKGCASQSICDATVSVPNAGSISCCEGNLCNGAQSVSQSFLFLCCSLLSFLLLH is encoded by the exons ATGGATCTGCAAATCTCCGTTTTTCTTCTGTTCGTTCTTTTCACTGCAG GACACTCTTTCAGCTGTTATGAGTGTATGGGTTTGACGGGTTCTTGTGCAGatcagaaattaaaaacatgtccCAGTGGATCTTCCAAGTGCATGAGTTTAACAACAGTGGCACAAGCTG GTGGCGTTACTGCTAAAGTGCAGGTTAAAAGCTGTGCTCCTGACTGTGTAAATGGGTACATGAACTTCGGCACTGCAAAGACATCTTTAGCGTGCTGTAACACAGACCAGTGTAACGTACAGGATGCTCCAG ATCCCCCTCATGCCTCCAATGGAAAGACATGTTACTCTTGTGATGGACAGAGCTGCTCAAACGTAATGAGCTGTTCAGGGAATGAAAACCGCTGCATTAAAGCAACAG CGAGTTACGGAGGGCAGTCACTGGTTGTAAAAGGCTGTGCTTCTCAATCTATTTGTGATGCAACAGTATCGGTTCCTAATGCTGGGAGCATCTCATGTTGTGAGGGGAACTTGTGTAACGGTGCTCAGAGCGTCTCTCAGAGCTTCCTGTTCCTCTGCTGTTCTCTGCTCTCCTTCCTCCTGCTGCACTGA
- the LOC131529503 gene encoding uncharacterized protein LOC131529503, whose amino-acid sequence MHEDDHPKSSASSGKEPKETKCKVTMEKLFDLNTKILQQIQMLEQRQAVIMNDLAKVKSVLMKRADEDAHEELFKQQQCSSFETFEAFCQRLEEDKNYRELYVHYLIHTHGSSNIGEMVRQSLKSIATDDVLCLYNRTGKDGKKVLPPVLLTCLKRCVRSFQTHNEIEVKKQKVVTITTPEAECIRQVEIFVSNANTRLKRKENKEKN is encoded by the exons ATGCATGAGGATGATCATCCCAAAAGCTCTGCTTCTTCAG GGAAGGAACCAAAGGAAACAAAATGCAAAGTCACCATGGAGAAATTGTTTG ATCTGAATACTAAGATTCTCcaacaaattcaaatgttgGAACAGAGACAAGCTGTCATCATGAACGACTTGGCAAAAGTTAAGTCTGTTCTCATGAAGCGGGCAGATGAAGATGCCCATGAGGAACTTTTTAAACAACAACAGTGCTCCAGCTTTGAAACGTTTGAAGCCTTCTGTCAGAGGCTTGAAGAAGACAAAAATTATCGTGAGCTTTAT GTACACTATCTCATCCATACTCACGGCAGCTCCAATATAGGTGAGATGGTGAGACAGAGTTTAAAAAGCATTGCAACAGACGATGTTCTCTGTCTGTATAACCGAACGGGGAAAGATGGAAAGAAGGTGTTGCCACCTGTGCTCCTGACATGTTTGAAAA GATGTGTCAGGTCTTTTCAAACACACAATGAAATAGAGGTGAAGAAGCAAAAAGTCGTCACAATAACTACACCAGAAGCTGAATGTATTCGCCAAGTTGAAATTTTTGTGTCCAATGCCAACACCAggctgaaaagaaaagaaaataaagaaaaaaactga
- the LOC131529148 gene encoding urokinase plasminogen activator surface receptor-like: protein MHLQISVFLLFVLFTAGHSFSCYECVGLTGSCADQKLKTCPSGSSKCMSLTTVAQAGGVTAKVQVKSCAPDCVNGYMNFGTAKTSLACCNTDQCNVQDAPDPPHASNGKTCYSCDGQSCSNVMSCSGNENRCIKATASYGGQSLVVKGCASQSICDATVSVPNADSISCCEGNLCNGAQSVSQSFLFLCCSLLSFLLLH from the exons ATGCATCTGCAAATCTCCgtttttcttctgtttgttCTTTTCACTGCAG GACACTCTTTCAGCTGTTATGAGTGTGTGGGTTTGACGGGTTCTTGTGCAGatcagaaattaaaaacatgtccCAGTGGATCTTCCAAGTGCATGAGTTTAACAACAGTGGCACAAGCTG GTGGCGTTACTGCTAAAGTGCAGGTTAAAAGCTGTGCTCCTGACTGTGTAAATGGGTACATGAACTTCGGCACTGCAAAGACATCTTTAGCGTGCTGTAACACAGACCAGTGTAACGTCCAGGATGCTCCAG ATCCCCCTCATGCCTCCAATGGAAAGACATGTTACTCTTGTGATGGACAGAGCTGCTCAAACGTAATGAGCTGTTCAGGGAATGAAAACCGCTGCATTAAAGCAACAG CGAGTTACGGAGGGCAGTCACTGGTTGTAAAAGGCTGTGCTTCTCAATCTATTTGTGATGCAACAGTATCGGTTCCTAATGCTGATAGCATCTCATGTTGTGAGGGGAACCTGTGTAACGGTGCTCAGAGCGTCTCTCAGAGCTTCCTGTTCCTCTGCTGTTCTCTGCTCTCCTTCCTCCTGCTGCACTGA
- the LOC131528411 gene encoding uncharacterized protein LOC131528411, giving the protein MDLETKIKALKRQQQKARRKSKKIILALQKKNENTSDSEHSSRELESDYSSDDSGNMLNVVEQHLIEDSQEQYDSESQRNTRTNMQDQVLWDEIDRLNDSMDVTSESDTELALALEKKLSEWAMKFNISLTSLTHLLKILREHDIDVPADGRTLLKTPRSGSLTITEKSGGKYTYFGIKEGIKHTLSEQDTSKYDHFEISLNIDGLPIFKSKNLTMWPLQCAVINIDEVKSSPLLLLCIVEQRNQMIWSF; this is encoded by the exons ATG GATTTGGAAACAAAAATTAAGGCATTGAAAAGACAGCAACAAAAAGCTCGTAGAAAATCAAAAAAGATAATTTTGgctcttcagaaaaaaaatgaaaacacttcTGATAGTGAACACTCCTCCAGAGAACTTGAATCAGACTACTCATCAGACGACTCAGGAAATATGCTGAATGTTGTGGAGCAGCATCTAATTGAAGACTCGCAAGAACAGTATGATTCAGAATCACAACGGAATACCAGAACCAATATGCAAGATCAAGTGCTATGGGATGAAATTGATAGACTAAATGATTCCATGGATGTTACCAGTGAGAGTGACACAGAGCTAGCTTTGGCTCTAGAGAAAAAGCTGTCTGAGTGGGCAATGAAGTTCAACATCTCCTTGACCTCTCTAACTCATTTGCTTAAGATTTTGAGGGAACATGATATTGATGTTCCAGCAGATGGAAGAACACTGTTGAAAACACCTCGTTCTGGCAGTTTGACAATAACTGAAAAATCAG GTGGCAAATACACATATTTTGGAATAAAGGAAGGTATTAAGCATACTCTGTCTGAGCAAGACACTTCAAAATACGACCACTTTGAGATTTCTTTGAATATTGATGGGTTACCCATTTTCAAGTCCAAAAACCTCACAATGTGGCCACTTCAGTGTGCTGTCATCAACATTGATGAAGTGAAGAGCAGTCCTTTGTTGTTGCTCTGTATTGTGGAGCAAAGAAACCAGATGATTTGGAGTTTTTGA
- the mlana gene encoding melanoma antigen recognized by T-cells 1 isoform X1 gives MCAVVNHCSLSYFSDEMLLLLFSGVLIIMSYGGSGSGSRGEFSVHFSSRRGAGLVRAEEAAGIALLAVILTALLILGCWYYRRRGGYKMIRSGGNSGQSWREMMRAGQYSESGSGEENKVALNEFSNLQPAIPNAPPAYEKIASGPSPPPYSP, from the exons ATGTGTGCTGTAGTAAATCACTGTAGTTTGTCATATTTCAGTGACGAAATGTTGCTATTGTTATTTTCAGGTGTTTTGATCATCATGTCTTACGGTGGATCAGGTTCAGGTTCTCGAGGTGAATTCAGCGTTCATTTCTCCAGCAGACGTGGAGCAGGACTCGTCAGAGCTGAAGA GGCCGCAGGAATCGCCTTACTGGCCGTGATCCTCACAGCGCTGCTCATCCTGGGCTGCTGGTATTACCGCCGACGGGGCGGATACAAGATGATCCGG agcgGGGGAAACAGCGGTCAGTCGTGGAGAGAGATGATGAGAGCGGGTCAGTACAGCGAGTCTGGATCCGGAGAGGAGAACAAAGTGGCCTTGAACGAATTCAGCAACCTGCAACCAGcg ATTCCTAACGCTCCTCCGGCCTACGAGAAGATCGCCTCCGGACCGTCACCTCCTCCTTACTCACCATGA